In the Nerophis ophidion isolate RoL-2023_Sa linkage group LG01, RoL_Noph_v1.0, whole genome shotgun sequence genome, one interval contains:
- the LOC133548939 gene encoding gastrula zinc finger protein XlCGF57.1-like isoform X1: MDDNCYAKMATSRQKESERGSATEQKTKDEDVQQMIGHTQELFPEPLGEGSTLKQEHPRSPHIKEEEEELGITQEADLTKLSLTVVSVKTEDEDEKPKLDTLLAPLSDCEAEEEVEVTLSSDTDCEGDMKTQTDNKHSECSKKKSGIKCFSCSVCAKSFTLKNTLTVHMRTHTGEKPFKCSSCGKTFSQKINLTAHMRSHTGEKPFNCPECGRNFAYNTHLTNHMRTHTEEKPFNCSVCCKSFSQKPILNEHMRIHTGEKPYTCSVCGKNFTQKQTLTTHTRTHTGEKPYNCSVCGKNFSQKQTLTTHMRAHTGENPFNCSICGRAFYRELNLTRHMRTHTGEKPFKCTVCGKNISQKANLAAHMRTHTGEKPFKCLVCGQHFSQNIHLTVHMRTHTGEKPFMCLVCGQRCTRKSDLTTHMRTHSGEKPFDCSVCGQNFARKLYLTAHMRTHTGAKTYTCSVCGRGFSRKENLTGHMRKHTGEKPFKCSVCGENFSLKTSLTGHMRTHSGEKKPLIVQSVGKAFFSG, from the coding sequence ACGTCCAGCAGATGATTGGTCATACGCAAGAACTTTTCCCTGAGCCGCTAGGTGAAGGCTCCACTTTGAAGCAAGAGCATCCAAggtccccccacattaaagaggaagaggaggaattaGGAATAACTCAAGAAGCTGATCTCACCAAGTTGTCattgactgttgtctctgtgaagactgaagatgaggACGAGAAACCAAAACTGGACACCCTcctagctccactatcagattgTGAAGCTGAAGAGGAGGTTGAAGtaactttgagcagcgatacagactgtgaaggtgatatgaaGACTCaaactgacaacaaacactctgaatgcTCCAAAAAAAAGAGCGGTATAAAATGTTTCAGTTGCTCAGTTTGTGCGAAAAGCTTTACACTAAAGAACACTTtgacagtacacatgagaacacacacaggagaaaaacctttcaagTGTTCAAGTTGCGGTAAAACATTTTCTCAAAAGATCAATTTGACAGCACACATGAGgtcacacacaggagaaaaaccattcaATTGTCCAGAGTGCGGTAGAAATTTTGCTTACAATACCCATCTAACAaaccacatgagaacacacactgaagAGAAACCATTCAATTGTTCAGTTTGCTGTAAAAGCTTCTCTCAAAAACCAAttttgaatgaacacatgagaatacacacgggGGAAAAACCGTACacatgttcagtttgtggcaaaaactTCACCCAGAAACAAACTTTGACAACACACACGAGAACACATACAGGAGAAAAACCATACAACTGTTCAGTGTGTGGCAAAAACTTCTCTCAAAAACAAACtttgaccacacacatgagagcACACACAGGAGAAAACCCATTTAATTGTTCAATTTGTGGTAGAGCATTTTATCGTGAACTCAATTTGActagacacatgagaacacacacaggagaaaaaccctttAAATGTACAGTTTGTGGTAAAAATATATCTCAAAAGGCTAATTTGgccgcacacatgagaacacacacaggagagaaaccATTTAAATGTTTGGTTTGTGGTCAACATTTTTCCCAAAATATCCATTTGACTgtgcacatgagaacgcacacaggagaaaaacctttcatgtGTTTAGTTTGTGGTCAAAGATGTACTCGGAAGAGTGATTTGacaacacacatgagaacacactcaGGAGAGAAACCATTCGATTGTTCTGTTTGTGGTCAAAACTTTGCCCGAAAACTGTATTTgactgcacacatgagaacacacacgggagcAAAAACATACACATGTTCAGTTTGTGGGAGAGGTTTTTCACGCAAGGAAAATTTGACTGgacacatgagaaaacacactggagaaaaaccctttaaaTGTTCAGTTTGTGGGGAAAACTTTTCTCTCAAGACTTCTCTCAcaggacacatgagaacacacagtggAGAAAAAAAGCCTTTAATTGTTCAATCTGTGGGAAAAGCTTTTTTTTCCGGGTGA